A window of Bombina bombina isolate aBomBom1 chromosome 5, aBomBom1.pri, whole genome shotgun sequence genomic DNA:
GGGGAGTACCTACCGGCTTGCAGCATACcttgtccggccattggccctaaagaaTGTGGGTGCCATTTTCCAGACGCCTATCCGGATTCCACAGGTcccctgggtgagacctccagcgtactgactgctggatcttgaatgtcagcctgctttcttgcaccttATTCACGTAAGGTGCCACTTtctttgtgagtagttttttgcacatcactcttatatttgttttttaagcgATTTACactgttggcgccccttgtttattttccattctagacaccttgacccatcgcaccgcgggacacaagaggagcacgccaaaatACCTGAGCACATTACCATCCatatattaggattggacactttttACACCATACAAGTTTTTGGACATTCACAAGTactttctgattctattttaatctCTCACCAATAATATTATTGTTTAGTTTTTGTGTTTATTTGATCATTTGAATTTATTACTGTTTTCACACTTTATTTGTGCTTTTGCGCTCATTTTATTTGCAATTATTTTTGTCATTATTTTTCACTTGTTTCAATCACTATTTTGTTTATTTCCATCGATACATATGggtttaaatttaaagtaataggTCTTACTTTGTCTACCTGTGATTTaagcgcatcctcttaggtttttccCTTTTAGGAATTACtcatatatatccctttaagataactgttcagacaatggggtctatttattaagctccgaacggagcttgatgccccatgtttccggcgaaccttcaggctcgccagaaacacaagttatgaagcaatggtctaaagaccgctgctccataacctgtctgcctgctctgaggcggcggacagaaatcaacccgatcgaatacgatcagttgattgacaccccttgctagcggccgcaaatcttcagggggcggtattgcaccagcagttcaaaagaactgctggtgcaatgataaatgccaacagcatatactgtcggcatttatcgatgtgcggcggacatggttcgctatagcggatcatgtccatccacacaatgataaatggaccccattgtgTGTGATGATGTTTTATAATCCTGTCTATAAGACTAGCAGACAGATGTAAATGGGCCGGAGGGTCTTCTCATGTTAACGATATGCCACCACAGCTCCAGCCCTACACCATGTGTATAGTGCAGCACGTTTTGTAGCTTGCTTGTGAAATAAGGAGGAGAAAGGGCACCTTATAATGACAGACACCATGTCACAAGTCCACAGAGAGGTTGATTTATAATttgtcattttctttcatgatcaacAGGTAGTGTGTCATTTACCTCCATCACTAAGGAATGTGCCTCAGCCTGCACAGCAGTCAACATGGATCTTTCAGTTGCTTCCACTTCAGTCTCCTGCTGTAACACAAATTTGTGCAACACCAGTGGCGCCTCCAGTGTGAAATCCAGCTCTGGCATCCTCGCTCTGTCTGTGGGGCTCTTCCTGGCTCTGCTAGGGAAATCCTCTCTCTGATGCGCAGGACAACGCCCCCGAGGATCCAGCATTTAGTTCTCCAACAAGTTGTCAGATTTCATTTAGATGATATTATCTATTGGTTGTAATcaataaaaagataattaaaacataaataaatgtgtgAGCTATAAAATTCTTGTCTGTAAATCAATACCGTTCACTGTTAGACGACCACCACTGTGCTCACCAGGAATCGCAAACAGCAAAAGAAGAGCAGCAGCGCcagaaatatacatttattaaggacAAGCGAtaaaaaatcacaacgtttcgggaCTCAGCCCTTAGTCTTGTGAAGAAACTAAGAGCTGAGTCCTGAAACATtgtgatttttttctctcactacaTTTATATTCCTGGTGCTGCAGCACTTATTTTGCTGTTTGGATTACCTGTGCACGTGTCTCCTTCCTGGCAGCGAGCACAGTGTTGCTGGATTCCTTACTGCATTGTTCCCCAGGAATTGGGTCTGTTTTATTTAATTATGGTTTACATTTGACAGTGAAAAGGCTAAAAGGACAGTTTAcactttgtaattttaatataaatgattACTATAAAATAACTTtgctttttcattatttattttactacctttaaccctttgatgaGCGGGTTAATTTGCATGTGATCTCGAAATTTCAATCATGTGATTGGGTCTGGGAGGCCTCCCTTTGACGCTAGGCACACCCACCATGACCCGATCGCATTCTggaagcgccattggcttcaggacagctaaacggctaggacattccatgccgtcttaacagcactaaagcccagcgcagttaggacagcatggaacgtcctaacgacaTTAAAAGGTTAAGATAACTATGAAGATGTCGGTATTAGGCTTAGGACCGGAAAAATTTTGGATTtaagaatatttgcatctgtaaaatgggtcagtttggagaggggatgtgtaaacaacaatatcttatatcgtttaagcaatatttacatctcataatgcagcttatacatgtaacctaaaggcagttttatatcatgtttatacacagcaccctcagacagacagtactgtactgtaatcagactggtaatatttatatgttttataatacagcttatacatgtaacctaaaggtagttttatatcatgtttatacacagcaccctcagacagacagtacagtactgtaatcagacaggtaatatttatatgttttataatacagcttatacatgtaacctaaaggtagttttatatcatgtttatacacagcaccctcagacagacagtactgtactgtaatcagactggtaatatttatatgttttataatacagcttatacatgtaacctaaaggtagttttatatcatgtttatacacagcaccctcagacagacagtactgtactgtaatcagactggtaatatttatatgttttataatacagcttatacaagtaacctaaaggtagttttatatcatgtttatacacagcaccctcagacagacagtacagtactgtaatcagacaggtaatatttatatgttatataatacagcttatacatgtaacctaaaggtagttttatatcatgtttatacacagcaccctcagacagtacagtacagtaatcagacagtaatatttatatgttttataatacagcttatacatgtaacctaaaggtagttttatatcatgtttatacacagcaccctcagacagacagtactgtaatcagacaggtaatatgtatatgttatataatacagcttatacatgtaactaaaggaagttttatatcatgtttatacacagcaccctcagacagacagtactgtaatcagactggtaatatttatatgttttataatacagcttatacatgtaacctaaaggtagttttatatcatgtttatacacagcaccctcagacagacagtactgtaatcagacaggtaatatttatatgttatataatacaacttatacatgtaacctaaaggtagctttatatcatgtttatacatagcaccctcagacagacagtactgtaatcagacaggtaatatatatatgttatataatacagcttatacatgtaacctaaaggtagttttatatcatgtttatacacagcaccctcagacagacagtacagtactgtaatcagacaggtaatatttatatgttatataatacagcttatacatgtaacctaaaggtagttttatatcatgtttatacacagcaccctcagacagtacagtactgtaatcagacaggtaatatttatgttatataatatagcttatacatgtaacctaaaggtagtttatatcatgtttatacacagcaccctcagacagacagtactgtaatcagacaggtaatatttatatgttatataatacagcttatacatgtaacctaaaggtagttttatatcatgtttatacacagcaccctcagacagacaaacattacagtaatcagacaggtaatatttatatgttatataatacagcttatacatgtaacctaaaggtagttttatatcatgtttatacacaacaCCCTCAGACAGAaattacagtaatcagacaggtaatatttatatgttatataatacagcttatacatgtaacctaaaggtagttttatatcatgtttatacacagcaccctcagacagtacagtactgtaatctgacaggtaatatttatatgttatataatacagcttatacatgtaacctaaaggtagttttatatcatgtttatacacagcaccctcagacagtacagtactgtaatctgacaggtaatatttatatgttatataatacagcttatacatgtaacctaaaggtagttttagatcacatttatacacagcacactcagacagtacagtactgtaatcagacaggtaatatttatatgttatataatacagcttatacatgtaacctaaaggtagttttatttcatgtttataaatagcaccctcagacagacagtacagtaatcagacagtaatatttatatgttatataatacagcttatacatgtaacctaaaggtagttttatatcacatttatacacagcacgctcagacagtacagtactgtaatcagacaggtaatatttatatgttatataatacagcttatacatgtaacctaaaggtaggtttatatcatgtttatacacagcaccctcagacagacagtacagtaatcagacaggtaatatttatatgttatataatacagcttatacatgtaacctaaaggtagttttatatcatgtttatacacagcaccctcagacagacagtacagtactgtaatcagacaggtaatatgtatatgttatataatacagcttatacatgtaacctaaaggtagttttatatcatgtttacaaatagcaccctcagacagacagtacagtactgtaatcagacaggtaatgtttatatgttatataatacagcttatacatgtaacctaaaggtagttttatatcatgtttatacacagtaccctcagacagtacagtacagtaatcagacaggtaatatttatatgttatataatacagcttatacatgtaacctaaaggtagttttatatcatgtttatacacagcaccctcagacagtacagtgctgtaatcagacaggtaatatttatatgttatataatacagcttatacatgtaacctaaaggtagttttatatcatgtttatacacagcaccctcagacagtacagtgctgtaatcagacaggtaatatttatatgttatataatacagcttatacatgtaacctaaaggtagttttatatcatgtatatacacagcaccctcagacagacaatacagtacggtaatcagacagtaatatttatatgttatataatacagcatatacatgtaacctaaaggtagttttatatcatgtttatacatagcaccctcagatagtacagtacagtaatcagacaggtaatatttatatgttatataatacagcatatacatgtaacctaaaggtagttttatatcatgtttatacacagcaccctcagacagacagtacagtaatcagacaggtaatatttatatgttatataatgcagcttatacatgtaacctaaaggtagttttatatcatgtttatacacagcaccctcagacagacagtacagtaatcagacaggtaatatttatatgttatataacacagcttatacatgtaacctaaaggtagtttatatcatgtttatacacagcaccctcacacagacagtactgtaatgagacaggtaatatttatatgttatataatacagcttatacatgtaacctaaaggtagttttatatcatgtttatacacagcaccctcagacagacagtacagtaatcagacaggtaatatttaaatgttatatagatagatactagatagattaACTGCAGATAGACAGAAACTAACCATAACAAACTTGACttctgtttatataatatatttgttgagTTGCTATTGAAAGACAAGAAATCAACAATAGATAATAGCCGGTTGTTCTTTGAGGGCATTGTGCATTCTATTCATTTTTGGAAGAAAAGTGAAAAAGTTGTTGTCACGAATACTGACTGTCATACATTCCATGTAGAACTATATGTATAGAAAGGGCTGTAGGGTTCAGTAGATGCTCTATACTCCACTGGCTAAAGATGGAATCAGCTCAGGTGCTTGTCCTAGTTATGACTCTCTGTATAGGGACAGGTGAGATGtgatatttctttcatataatataatcagtggcatctattggaaataaTTTGTgcttgatattgtatttatttaaattgttatggtcatgcattatattttttattttgtaaacttttgtatccaaaataaatgtattagaaatgtGGTGCTAAACAGAAAAAGATTTTAATTATTCATAATAATGTGCAGTTGTTTAACATGTTAAAACATagttttgcataaaacaaaatgttaaagctgtttacatttaaagagacattgtgctTGCTTATGTGTAACTGATGCCAAGGTATCTAtttgttatcattattatcatttatctgtattgagctgcaaaattctgtagcgctggagaGTTTACTGACTGATAAGGACATTTTAATGTCCCTTGTCCCAATGTCCCTTAATACAATGCATGGGAAAGACTTGCTTTTAACATAGTATTCTTAAATGTTTACCCTTGAGGGCAGGAGATTAAGCAAGAATTTTGAATGTTTCTGTGACAAAAGTGAAGTGCCTACAGCATTTTAaccattttgtttatttgttttttgaaatcCATCTACTGCTATTATAGTTAATGGAGATACCTCAGTTAGAGTTAGTTTACGGAGAGGCATCTGACAAGGCTGCTCTCTTTcccctttactttttaatttatctTTCTAATCGCTTGCAATTTTTTTAAGACAAGAGTTGAAAAGGATTCAATTAGGAGGTAAGACATTGATTTTGTTGCTATTTGCGGATGCCATTTTATTATTTCTAAGCAATACTTAACAGAATATCCCATATCTACATCAGAGTATTAAGACATATAGCCCCTTTTTATGCTATAAAATCATTTTAGAAAAATATGAATTGCTTTGGATCATTAGACCAGTTCAAGGTATAGTTAATCACCCTTTCAAAGAAGTAAACCAAATTAAATGTCTGGGTATGAATTAAATTCATACCAGGAGCTGCAGGAGGAAGATCGCCGGTCTGCTGCCATAAggaaaaagataagtatttttttaaaaaatgcttaaaatataatgtttaattaattcaagtgtccctgtttttaagattatttttaaaatctgggaactttctcattaaactttacattcactttaacccatgTTTAGTATTTCTGTtgatattttactggacagcctggtgAAATACTGTACTGTGCagctgaatactggacacctggcaatacTTAGGCAGTGGCCATTACTTTACGGACACAAACTTTACACTTACATTTTTCAATATTCAATTGATTCATTTTATATAATTTACATCTGAATATCATCCCCCAGGCTAATTTTGTTTAAATGCATTATTCTGTCTAGCATTTCTCTACTGTTTAATGTAATGTAAACTTAATAATACGCAGCAGTAAATTAATGAAATTGTCTGTATTTGGAAATCATGTCATTTAAATCAAAGACATTTTATACAAATTCGAGCAAATCTAATCAGTTTTTAATTACAAGGCTAAAACCCATgtttgggacatgaaacccaaatttgtttctttcatgatttgggtagaacatacaatattaaacaacgtttacatttacttctattatctaatttgcttcattctcttggtatcatttgatgaaaagcatatctaaataggttcagggGCTTGgcgcaagctgctgattggtgggtgaacttgtatgcccatttttattggcttacaaatgtgttcagctagcttccaggagTACATTGCtggttttttaataaaatataacaagataatgaagtaaaattGAGTAATCCTCTTCCATCTTTTCTTTATCAGATTAAAGGGCAGTCAActtaaaattaacctttcatgactcagatagggcatgcaattttaaaaaaaatgttcttatttacttttgtcaccaaatttgcttttgtattctttgtggaaaactaAAACCTAGGTAagatcatattctaatttctaaaccgctgaactgcctcttatctcagtgcattttgacagttttttacaattatacactactagttcatgtgtgtcatatagttaacattgcactcactcccgtggagttatttataagtcagcactgattggctaaaatgcaagtctgtcaaaagaactgagataaggggcagtttgcagaggcttaaatacaaggtaatcacagaggtatacaaTAAATTGATATaagcgtgttggttatgcaaaactggggaatgggtaacaaagggattatctatctttttaaacaataaacattatggagtagactgtccctttaattacccagaTTGTAAATACCTAGATGGAACAGGATGACTGTATGGGGATGCTAATTTATATTTAGAATATGTTGGTGTCttataataataatgtacaaaAACCACTTTTATTATTTTACCAACACTTCTTTATTATCTATTTGCAGCATATTCCTTATCATGTTACACGTGCACCAGCCAGAGCAGCAACAGTAACTGCATGACGGCCGTTAACTGTACTGCTGGAACTGACTCCTACTGCAAGACgtctgtttatacacagcaccctcagacacacagtactgtaatcagacaggtaatatttatatgttatataatacagcttatacatgtaacctaaaggtagttttatatcatgtttatacacagcaccctcagacagacagtacagtaatcagacaggtaatatttatatgttatataatacagcttatacatgtaacctaatggtagttttatatcatgtttatacacagcaccctcagtcagacagtacagtaatcagacaggtaatatttatatgttatataatacagcttatacatgtaacctaaaggtagttttatatcatttttatacacagcaccctcagacagagagtacagtaatcagacaggtaatatttatatgttatataatacagcttatacatgtaacctaaaggtaggtttatatcatgtttatacacagcaccctcagacagtactgtactgtaatcatacaggtaatatttatatgttatataatacagcgtatacatgtaacctaaaggtaggtttatatcatgtttatacacagcaccctcagacagagagtactgtaatcagacaggtaatagttatatgttatataatacagcttatacatgtaacctaaaggtagttttatatcatgtttatacacagcaccctcagacagacagtactgtaatcagacagtaatatttatatgttatataatacagcttatacatgtaacctaaaggtagttttatatcatgtttatacacagcaccctcagacagacagtacagtactgtaatcagacaggtaatatttatatgttatataatacagcttatacatgtaacctaaaggtagttttatatcatgtttatacacagcaccctcagacagacagtacagtaatcagacaggtaatatttatatgttatataatacagcttatacatgtaacctaatggtagttttatatcatgtttatacacagcaccctcagtcagacagtacagtaatcagacaggtaatatttatatgttatataatacagcttatacatgtaacctaaaggtagttttatatcatgtttatacacagcaccctcagacagagagtacagtaatcagacaggtaatatttatatgttatataatacagcttatacatgtaacctaaaggtaggtttatatcatgtttatacacagcaccctcagacagtactgtactgtaatcatacaggtaatatttatatgttatataatacagcgtatacatgtaacctaaaggtaggtttatatcatgtttatacacagcaccctcagacagacagtactgtaatcagacaggtaatatttatatgttatataatacagtttatacatgtaacctaaagatagttttatatcatgtttatacacagcaccctcagacagacagtactgtaatcagacaggtaatagttatatgttatataatacagcttatacatgtaacctaaaggcagttttatatcatgtttatacacagcaccttcagacagacagtactgtaatcagacagtaatatttatatgttatataatacagcttatacatgtaacctaaaggtagttttatatcatgtttatacacagcaccctcagacagacagtacagtaatcagacagtaatatttatatgttatatattacagcttatacatgtaacctaaaggtagttttatatcatgtttatacacagcaccctcagacagacagtactgtaatcagacaggtaatatttatatgttatataatacagcttatacatgtaacctaaaggtagttttatatcatgtttatacacagcaccctcagacagacagtactgtaatcagacaggtaatatttatatgttatataatacagcttatacatgtaacctaaaggtagttttatatcatgtttatacacagcaccctcagacagacagtacagtactgtgatcagacaggtaatatttatatgttatataatacagcttatacatgtaacctaacggtagttttatatcatgtttatacacagcaccctcagacagtacagtactgtaatcagacaggtaata
This region includes:
- the LOC128661180 gene encoding lymphocyte antigen 6E-like, producing the protein MESAQVLVLVITLCIGTAYSLSCYTCTSQSSNSNCMTAVNCTAGTDSYCKTSVSAAGIGSVSFTSITKECASACTAVNMDLSVASTSVSCCNTNLCNTSGASSVKSSSGILALSVGLFLALLGKSSL